In Vagococcus hydrophili, one DNA window encodes the following:
- a CDS encoding YihY/virulence factor BrkB family protein — MQEQEKKESGWKTFVKSFIETYQQSEVAIYAVVVTYYLLLSFFPLLIALGNILPFLNLSDKSVLPYIKELLPPDIYIMLKDTISSLLKTSSGGLLSISAIGTFWAMSKGIDAIRISLDKAYGVKREKFQFLRRLFSFLMVFILMLGIGALMLFMAFGQTILEYVLPIFGHPEEILTTFKTLKWPVTASVLLIILLMLYYYVPSAKVHFKTIIPGTLFTTVCWMSVTQFYGFYINNFAKRINSYGFIGTFIFFILWLNIAATLIIIGGVINVALERHYYGTIEPKKNIVGDYIAKKLDKNEEVIESKNNNKKEQDQNI; from the coding sequence ATGCAAGAGCAAGAGAAAAAAGAGTCAGGGTGGAAAACGTTTGTTAAGTCTTTTATCGAGACATATCAACAATCAGAAGTAGCAATTTATGCAGTGGTGGTTACCTATTATTTACTTCTGTCATTTTTTCCCTTGCTCATTGCGTTAGGAAATATCCTACCGTTTTTAAATTTAAGTGATAAAAGTGTGTTGCCTTACATTAAAGAATTATTACCACCCGATATTTATATCATGTTGAAAGATACTATTAGTAGTTTGCTTAAAACGAGTAGTGGTGGGTTACTTTCTATTTCTGCAATCGGTACTTTTTGGGCGATGAGTAAAGGTATTGATGCGATACGGATTAGTTTAGATAAGGCGTATGGTGTTAAACGAGAGAAGTTTCAATTTTTAAGACGCTTGTTTTCATTCCTAATGGTTTTCATTTTAATGTTAGGAATCGGAGCGTTGATGCTATTTATGGCATTTGGTCAGACGATATTGGAGTACGTCCTGCCAATATTTGGTCATCCAGAAGAAATTTTAACAACTTTCAAAACCTTAAAATGGCCAGTAACAGCTTCTGTGCTATTAATTATTCTTTTGATGCTATATTATTACGTCCCAAGTGCGAAGGTTCATTTTAAAACAATCATTCCGGGAACACTTTTCACAACGGTTTGTTGGATGAGTGTGACTCAGTTTTATGGTTTCTACATTAATAATTTTGCCAAAAGAATTAATAGTTACGGGTTTATTGGAACCTTTATTTTCTTTATTTTATGGTTAAACATTGCCGCCACGTTGATTATTATTGGTGGGGTCATAAATGTGGCGCTAGAACGGCATTATTATGGGACCATCGAACCAAAGAAAAATATTGTTGGCGATTATATTGCTAAAAAGTTAGATAAAAACGAAGAAGTTATTGAATCAAAAAATAATAATAAAAAAGAACAAGATCAAAACATCTAA
- the map gene encoding type I methionyl aminopeptidase gives MITLKSPREIEMMADSGEVLASVHRALRDFIKPGITSWDIELFVHNLIKEKNAVAAQIGFEGYKYATCCTINDEICHGFPRKEVLKDNDLIKVDMCVEYKGAMSDSCWAYVVGKSTPEIDHLMEVTKKALYLGIEQAQEGNRIGDIGHAIQTYVESENLSVVRDFIGHGIGPTIHEAPQVPHYGEKGKGLRLKQGMVITIEPMVNTGTWQMKMDNNGWTARTQDGGLSCQYEHTLAITKEGPKILTLQD, from the coding sequence ATGATTACATTAAAATCACCAAGAGAAATAGAAATGATGGCTGATTCAGGCGAGGTTTTAGCAAGTGTTCACCGCGCTTTACGTGATTTTATTAAACCGGGGATTACTAGCTGGGACATCGAGTTATTTGTCCATAATTTAATCAAAGAAAAAAACGCAGTGGCAGCTCAAATTGGATTTGAAGGATATAAATATGCCACATGTTGTACTATTAATGATGAAATTTGTCACGGATTCCCAAGAAAAGAAGTCTTAAAAGACAACGATTTAATCAAAGTCGATATGTGTGTGGAATATAAAGGGGCGATGAGTGATTCATGTTGGGCATATGTCGTTGGTAAATCAACACCAGAAATTGATCACTTAATGGAAGTAACGAAAAAAGCTTTGTACTTAGGAATTGAACAAGCTCAAGAAGGAAATCGCATCGGTGACATCGGTCATGCGATTCAAACGTATGTTGAATCTGAAAACTTATCAGTAGTTCGTGATTTTATCGGACACGGCATTGGACCAACAATTCACGAAGCGCCACAAGTTCCTCATTACGGCGAAAAAGGTAAAGGGTTACGCCTAAAACAAGGTATGGTTATTACAATTGAACCAATGGTAAATACAGGAACATGGCAAATGAAGATGGACAACAATGGTTGGACAGCTCGTACACAAGATGGCGGTTTATCATGTCAATACGAGCATACCTTAGCTATTACAAAAGAAGGTCCAAAAATCTTAACTTTACAAGACTAA
- a CDS encoding flavodoxin: MTVAKIVYASLTGNTEEIADIVAEALEEKNIDVEINECTQVDAADFLDADICVVASYTYDDFELPDEIIDFHEELLELDLSGKVYGVVGSGDSFYTYFCQVVDQFDKAFASVGATKGAESVKVELAAEEDDIVALEAFAQKLVEAVENK, translated from the coding sequence GTGACTGTTGCAAAAATTGTTTACGCTAGTCTTACAGGAAATACAGAAGAAATTGCTGATATTGTGGCTGAGGCTTTAGAAGAAAAAAATATTGATGTTGAAATAAATGAATGTACTCAAGTCGACGCGGCTGATTTTTTAGATGCTGATATTTGTGTGGTTGCTTCTTATACCTATGACGACTTTGAATTACCCGATGAAATTATCGATTTTCATGAAGAACTATTAGAACTTGATCTATCCGGAAAAGTTTACGGCGTTGTTGGGAGTGGCGATTCTTTCTACACTTATTTCTGCCAAGTAGTGGATCAATTTGACAAGGCCTTTGCAAGTGTCGGTGCTACAAAAGGCGCTGAGTCAGTTAAAGTCGAGTTAGCTGCTGAAGAGGATGATATTGTCGCTTTAGAAGCCTTCGCTCAAAAACTAGTCGAAGCTGTAGAAAATAAATAG
- a CDS encoding TetR/AcrR family transcriptional regulator: protein MARKKTITREHILNAAHEVVATEGFSGFTARNIASKMKSSTQPIYLEFKNMDDLREAFFEEVEKYLRDEVFNKEVSGDPIIDLTLNYVEFAKNEQMLFRALFVEEHADGELLNKFGLEMFLEKAKLKEEYNGMTDEELNTAFLGNWVTATGLASLATSGRIHATTEEMVSILKFVNKSLKSFPNFTITTK from the coding sequence ATGGCTAGAAAGAAAACTATTACAAGAGAACATATCTTAAATGCCGCACATGAAGTAGTTGCAACTGAAGGTTTCTCTGGCTTTACAGCAAGAAATATCGCCAGCAAGATGAAAAGTTCAACTCAACCCATTTATTTAGAATTTAAAAATATGGATGATTTAAGAGAAGCATTTTTTGAAGAAGTTGAAAAATATCTAAGAGATGAAGTATTTAACAAGGAAGTTTCAGGAGATCCGATTATCGATTTAACTTTAAACTACGTGGAGTTTGCTAAGAATGAGCAAATGTTATTCCGTGCGTTGTTTGTTGAAGAACATGCTGATGGCGAATTGTTAAATAAATTTGGTTTAGAGATGTTTTTAGAAAAAGCTAAATTAAAAGAAGAGTACAATGGGATGACTGATGAAGAACTTAATACAGCATTCTTAGGTAACTGGGTAACTGCGACAGGTTTAGCATCACTAGCAACAAGTGGAAGAATTCATGCAACAACAGAAGAAATGGTAAGTATTTTAAAATTTGTTAATAAATCATTGAAAAGTTTTCCTAATTTCACCATAACAACTAAATAA
- a CDS encoding aminopeptidase produces MVLENFDTLLKNYAKLITKVGVNVQKSHTVVVQIQVEQAPLARYIVSEAYKLGAKQVIVQWTDDFISREMFVNADQEIIETVPQYKIDEMNDWVEKGASRISVVSQNPDAYAGVDNERLSTYQLAMGKAMMPLRQATQANKVSWVVVAAAGSDWAKKVFPELDSTEEQVDALWESIFKVTRMYESDPIAAWDAHDKLLEAKSAELNAEQFDALHYTAPGTDLIIGLPENHHWEGAGSLNVRGERFMANMPTEEVFTAPDNRRIDGVVTSTKPLSYSGNTLENMTFTFKDGKVIEAKAEKGEEVLQKLIAIDEGAKSLGEVALVPDSSQISQSGLTFFNTLFDENASNHLALGSAYAFNIQGGTEMTEEELIAAGLNRSQTHVDFMIGSNKMNIDGIKKDGTRVPVFRNGEWA; encoded by the coding sequence ATGGTCTTAGAAAATTTTGATACGTTATTAAAAAATTATGCGAAATTGATTACAAAAGTTGGTGTGAATGTCCAAAAATCACATACTGTTGTTGTTCAAATTCAGGTCGAACAAGCTCCTTTAGCACGCTATATTGTGAGCGAAGCCTACAAATTAGGTGCTAAACAAGTCATTGTTCAATGGACAGATGATTTCATTAGTCGTGAAATGTTTGTTAACGCTGATCAAGAAATTATTGAAACGGTCCCTCAATATAAAATTGATGAAATGAATGATTGGGTGGAAAAAGGCGCTAGTCGTATTAGTGTGGTTTCTCAAAATCCTGATGCTTACGCTGGTGTTGATAATGAGCGCTTATCTACTTATCAACTAGCGATGGGTAAAGCAATGATGCCACTTCGCCAAGCAACTCAAGCAAACAAAGTAAGCTGGGTTGTCGTTGCTGCGGCTGGTAGTGATTGGGCTAAAAAAGTTTTCCCAGAACTTGATTCAACGGAAGAACAAGTAGATGCTTTATGGGAGTCAATCTTCAAAGTCACTCGTATGTACGAATCAGATCCTATCGCTGCATGGGATGCTCATGATAAATTGTTAGAAGCTAAATCAGCTGAATTAAACGCTGAACAATTTGACGCATTACACTATACAGCGCCAGGTACTGATTTAATCATTGGTTTACCTGAAAATCATCACTGGGAAGGCGCTGGTAGCTTAAACGTTCGTGGGGAACGCTTCATGGCTAACATGCCAACAGAAGAAGTCTTCACAGCTCCAGATAACCGCAGAATTGACGGCGTTGTCACTAGTACTAAACCTTTAAGCTACTCAGGAAATACCTTAGAAAACATGACATTTACTTTTAAAGATGGTAAAGTCATCGAAGCTAAAGCTGAAAAAGGCGAAGAAGTGTTACAAAAATTAATCGCTATTGACGAAGGAGCGAAAAGTTTAGGAGAAGTTGCTCTTGTTCCTGACAGCTCACAAATCTCTCAATCTGGTTTAACTTTCTTCAATACATTATTTGATGAAAATGCTTCAAACCATTTAGCTCTTGGTTCAGCTTACGCTTTCAATATCCAAGGTGGGACTGAAATGACAGAGGAAGAATTAATCGCAGCAGGTCTTAACCGTAGCCAAACTCACGTTGATTTTATGATTGGTTCAAACAAAATGAATATTGACGGTATTAAAAAAGATGGGACTCGTGTTCCTGTCTTTAGAAATGGTGAATGGGCGTAA
- a CDS encoding helix-turn-helix domain-containing protein codes for MRLKYFLSRKELIKIEILDDLLISQKRIFPKDLTRKFNVSKNSILRYTAELQEDLTIVFDDITLCCSEDGDYYLEKCEWQNRAYLINHMKEFYIDNSSLYLVLKAVISTNLTIPQIAETLNYSLSTVYAKLTTLNTLAEPYEIEIDITHPSRFKGREFNVRFFLYHILLFQNRTIKQNPFPTNIPQIFLDLTNIETNLISPKKLTSSHEMRIRMIQGISLYRTTYHQEWLTEDDSFLKDIIFFNESNFNLFGDNDLIATSSQLIESRVFCFLLRASVFEIESFQEKRKIISKYQQSGLKIAQKIEYILESFAKFAKFEYTTAGYTESYYLLLINLIYLKHVSIDLCVFYEDDTFSENPYDKTNEAFISNSSKIKAFIQENSFSSFFTKIPSHKLHQLVYILHYIFDINTQPKQLNIFIQFSKNIHTEALLAHSLTSSFSSEALSITKNPDEANLFVSDSYEGKNCHVEHFFFENTYNSLEYQRLYQFITRLIYDNMFFKKIE; via the coding sequence ATGCGTCTGAAATATTTTTTAAGCCGAAAAGAATTGATTAAGATTGAAATTCTAGACGATTTACTTATTAGTCAGAAAAGAATTTTTCCAAAAGATTTAACAAGAAAATTTAATGTTTCTAAAAATTCTATTTTAAGGTACACCGCTGAATTACAAGAAGATTTAACAATTGTCTTTGATGACATTACTTTGTGCTGCTCTGAGGATGGTGATTACTACCTTGAAAAATGCGAGTGGCAAAACCGTGCTTATCTTATTAACCACATGAAAGAATTTTATATTGACAACAGTTCCCTTTATCTAGTTTTAAAGGCTGTTATCAGCACTAACTTAACCATTCCTCAAATAGCCGAAACGCTGAATTATTCTTTATCTACTGTTTACGCCAAACTAACAACATTGAATACACTTGCTGAACCTTATGAAATTGAAATCGACATCACTCACCCAAGTAGATTTAAAGGTCGAGAATTTAATGTACGCTTTTTTCTGTACCATATTCTTTTATTTCAAAATCGAACCATTAAACAGAACCCATTTCCAACTAATATCCCGCAAATTTTTTTAGATTTGACTAACATTGAAACTAATCTTATTTCACCGAAAAAGTTAACTTCGTCTCATGAAATGCGTATTCGAATGATTCAAGGGATCTCCCTCTACCGAACAACTTATCATCAAGAGTGGTTGACTGAAGACGATAGCTTTCTTAAAGATATTATCTTTTTTAATGAATCAAACTTTAATTTATTTGGAGATAATGACCTGATAGCTACCTCATCACAACTTATTGAATCTCGGGTTTTTTGTTTTTTACTGCGAGCATCTGTTTTTGAAATTGAGTCTTTCCAAGAAAAGAGAAAAATTATTTCAAAATATCAACAATCTGGTTTAAAAATCGCACAAAAAATTGAGTACATTCTTGAAAGTTTCGCCAAATTCGCCAAGTTTGAGTATACAACAGCTGGCTATACGGAGTCTTACTACTTGCTGTTAATTAATTTGATTTACTTAAAGCATGTTTCTATCGATCTATGCGTCTTTTACGAAGATGATACTTTTTCTGAAAATCCATATGATAAAACGAATGAAGCTTTTATTTCCAACAGTTCTAAAATCAAAGCCTTTATTCAAGAGAACTCTTTTTCATCTTTTTTTACTAAGATTCCAAGTCATAAGTTGCATCAGTTGGTTTATATTCTTCACTACATTTTCGATATTAATACACAACCTAAACAATTAAACATTTTTATTCAATTTTCAAAAAATATTCACACTGAAGCGTTACTTGCCCATTCTTTAACTAGTTCATTTAGTTCTGAAGCTCTTAGCATCACTAAAAACCCTGATGAAGCTAATCTTTTTGTTTCCGACAGTTATGAGGGTAAAAATTGCCATGTCGAGCATTTCTTTTTTGAAAATACTTATAATAGTTTAGAATATCAACGATTATATCAGTTCATCACTCGACTAATTTATGATAATATGTTCTTTAAAAAAATTGAATAA
- a CDS encoding PTS lactose/cellobiose transporter subunit IIA: MDQQNLEAIMGLIMNSGNAKSDAMEAIQAAKSNDFELADKKIKDAEESLTMAHKSQTGLLTKEAQGDNMTVTLLTVHSQDHLMTAIAFKDLAIEIIELHRRISK, encoded by the coding sequence ATGGATCAACAAAATTTAGAAGCAATCATGGGCTTAATTATGAATTCAGGGAATGCTAAGAGTGATGCAATGGAGGCTATCCAAGCAGCTAAGAGTAATGACTTTGAATTAGCCGATAAAAAAATTAAAGACGCAGAAGAGTCGTTAACAATGGCTCATAAATCTCAAACAGGCCTTTTAACGAAAGAAGCCCAAGGAGATAACATGACTGTTACACTACTAACAGTACACAGTCAAGATCATTTAATGACAGCGATTGCGTTTAAAGATTTAGCAATTGAAATTATTGAATTACATCGAAGAATTAGTAAGTAA
- a CDS encoding PTS sugar transporter subunit IIB produces MSKKTIMLVCSAGMSTSLLVTKMEKAAEARGMEAEIFAISASEVDAQLEKKDIDVLLLGPQVRFMKSQMEEKLADKNIPLEVINMSDYGMMNGENVLNAAVTLMGE; encoded by the coding sequence ATGTCAAAAAAAACAATTATGTTAGTGTGTTCAGCAGGAATGAGTACAAGTTTATTAGTAACTAAGATGGAAAAAGCTGCAGAAGCAAGAGGAATGGAAGCAGAAATTTTTGCTATTTCAGCTTCAGAAGTAGATGCTCAATTAGAAAAAAAAGATATTGATGTTTTATTATTAGGCCCACAAGTTCGTTTCATGAAATCTCAAATGGAAGAAAAATTAGCTGACAAAAATATTCCATTAGAAGTTATCAATATGTCTGATTACGGTATGATGAATGGTGAGAATGTATTAAACGCAGCCGTAACTTTAATGGGTGAATAA
- a CDS encoding sigma 54-interacting transcriptional regulator: MSSRKEQIFTVLKKSVEPISAADIAEKLGLERSNVSRHLSELFKENEIERIEGRPVLYVVKETKKMTENLNLISFDHLVGKDESLKLSIQQAKAAMLYPPRGLHTILFGESGTGKSLFAECMYEFGLSSESMKKDAPFISFNCADYAQTPQLLFSHIFGVKKGAFTGADVDSPGLIAKADGGILFLDEIHRLPPEGQEMLFTFIDKGTYRPLGESSKTYSASVQIIGATTESTDIFLATFNRRIPMSITLPSLDKRTLDERFEIITLFLTQEAGRLNNKIVVDRDVILAFMLYSTEGNIGQVKRDLKLICAKAFLHYRTNETDHLSVGVNDLPLQVQKGLLKIKDLGDRIDSFFESTVTSLSFKPGSNQVVWTQDKTQEMDVYSTIDDQVSSLSKVELEEIDLEELIEKNLNQYFEVYVNELARNDIHKELIDPKIWHLTEELYNIAEEKLARRFNERTRFTFSMHLQSTIERIQNDKMIVHPDLNGVRKKYLKEFQVAIELSSLIEKEFNIDVPFDEIGFITMFLTLDISDELEKQEDKVTVLLLMHGKSTASSMLEAVQDLLDVESGVAFNMPLTMEVTTMYEQVKNYVQTNREDLASGVLILTDMGSLNSFSHMLMKETGVTTKTISMVSTLVVLEAVRMASVGRSLKEIYQNIQLSFETAVHAQFKEITTLKKAVVVTCFTGEGVANKLAERIKPVLESDEITIIQMQFLEKMAFRNRMDELMDTYEIKAIVGTVDINYQNIPFFSAYDIFKDDHLTKLRQLVYKEISVKELSQSLDGAIKSVSSLYGLLDEVKGITEKIETELSLVLEPGVDMGILLHIAFLIDSLLTGKHQRVFNELQGFKKNYRYEMDIVKVNILSLEKKYQVTVSSDEIAYITEMYLKNKI, translated from the coding sequence ATGTCTAGTAGAAAAGAGCAAATTTTTACTGTTTTAAAGAAGTCAGTGGAACCAATTAGTGCTGCAGATATCGCAGAAAAATTAGGGCTAGAGAGAAGTAATGTCAGTCGTCATTTATCAGAACTTTTTAAGGAAAACGAAATCGAGCGGATTGAAGGTCGACCTGTTCTTTACGTCGTTAAAGAAACTAAAAAAATGACAGAGAACCTTAATTTGATTTCCTTTGATCACTTAGTGGGAAAAGACGAATCGTTAAAGTTATCTATCCAACAAGCTAAAGCAGCCATGCTCTATCCACCGCGAGGATTACATACCATTCTCTTTGGAGAAAGCGGTACAGGAAAATCACTTTTTGCTGAATGTATGTATGAATTTGGTTTGAGTTCAGAATCAATGAAAAAAGACGCGCCTTTTATTTCTTTTAACTGTGCTGATTACGCGCAAACACCTCAATTATTATTTAGTCATATATTTGGGGTGAAAAAGGGTGCTTTTACAGGAGCTGACGTAGATAGTCCTGGGTTAATTGCTAAAGCTGACGGCGGGATTTTATTTTTAGATGAAATCCACAGGTTACCTCCAGAAGGACAAGAGATGCTCTTTACGTTTATTGATAAAGGGACGTATCGCCCACTTGGAGAAAGCTCTAAAACTTATTCAGCCTCTGTTCAAATAATTGGGGCAACAACAGAATCCACTGATATCTTTTTAGCAACATTTAATCGCCGAATTCCTATGAGTATCACATTACCTTCACTAGATAAAAGAACGTTGGATGAACGCTTTGAAATTATCACCTTATTTCTAACACAAGAAGCAGGTCGTCTTAATAATAAAATCGTTGTTGATCGAGATGTTATTTTAGCCTTTATGCTCTACAGTACTGAAGGAAATATTGGGCAAGTGAAGCGTGACTTGAAACTAATCTGTGCCAAAGCTTTCTTACATTACCGAACCAATGAAACGGATCATTTAAGTGTGGGTGTGAATGATTTGCCGCTACAGGTCCAAAAAGGATTACTGAAAATAAAAGATTTAGGTGATCGGATTGATTCGTTCTTTGAGTCCACCGTGACGAGTTTAAGTTTTAAACCAGGTAGTAATCAGGTGGTTTGGACCCAAGACAAGACCCAAGAAATGGATGTCTATTCGACGATTGATGATCAAGTGTCATCACTTTCTAAAGTCGAATTAGAAGAAATAGATTTAGAAGAACTGATTGAAAAGAACTTAAATCAATATTTTGAAGTCTATGTGAATGAGTTGGCTCGAAATGATATTCATAAAGAATTAATTGACCCTAAAATTTGGCATTTAACTGAAGAACTTTATAATATTGCTGAAGAGAAGTTAGCGAGACGGTTTAATGAGCGCACACGCTTTACGTTTTCCATGCATCTTCAAAGTACCATTGAGCGGATTCAAAACGACAAGATGATTGTCCATCCTGATTTAAATGGTGTCAGAAAAAAATATTTAAAAGAGTTTCAAGTGGCAATTGAACTATCTAGTTTGATTGAAAAAGAATTTAACATAGATGTTCCTTTTGATGAAATAGGTTTTATTACGATGTTCTTAACCTTAGATATTAGTGATGAGCTTGAAAAACAGGAAGATAAAGTGACGGTCTTACTCCTTATGCACGGAAAATCAACAGCATCTAGTATGTTAGAAGCTGTTCAGGATTTATTAGATGTGGAATCAGGAGTCGCGTTTAACATGCCTCTTACGATGGAAGTCACGACCATGTATGAACAAGTGAAAAACTACGTTCAAACAAACCGAGAGGATTTAGCGAGTGGGGTTCTGATTTTAACAGATATGGGTTCTTTAAATAGTTTCAGCCATATGTTGATGAAAGAAACGGGTGTCACGACGAAAACGATTTCCATGGTCAGTACACTAGTTGTCCTAGAAGCTGTGAGAATGGCGAGTGTGGGGCGTAGCTTGAAAGAAATTTATCAGAATATCCAGTTGTCATTTGAAACAGCTGTTCATGCTCAGTTTAAAGAAATCACTACCTTAAAAAAAGCCGTGGTCGTAACGTGCTTTACTGGTGAAGGTGTCGCTAACAAGTTAGCTGAGAGAATTAAGCCTGTCTTAGAGAGTGATGAAATTACGATTATCCAAATGCAGTTTTTAGAAAAAATGGCCTTTAGAAATCGAATGGACGAACTCATGGATACCTATGAGATAAAAGCAATCGTTGGAACTGTGGATATTAACTATCAGAATATTCCTTTCTTCTCAGCTTATGATATATTCAAAGACGATCATTTAACTAAACTAAGACAATTAGTTTATAAAGAAATCTCTGTGAAAGAATTATCTCAGTCTTTAGACGGGGCGATTAAGAGTGTTTCTTCATTGTACGGACTGTTAGATGAAGTAAAAGGAATAACAGAGAAGATAGAAACTGAACTTTCTTTAGTATTAGAACCAGGAGTTGACATGGGGATTCTACTTCATATTGCTTTTTTAATCGATAGTTTACTAACTGGAAAACATCAAAGAGTTTTTAATGAACTTCAAGGGTTTAAGAAAAATTATCGCTATGAGATGGATATTGTCAAAGTGAATATTTTAAGTTTAGAGAAAAAATATCAAGTCACCGTCTCTAGTGATGAAATAGCCTACATTACTGAAATGTATTTAAAAAATAAAATATAG
- a CDS encoding DEAD/DEAH box helicase, translating to MSMYEELLKEWQEKWEKENFKAPTLIQEKMFAPLKVGKSVLGISPTGSGKTLAYLLPLLQTIKKGEGNQLLILLPSQELASQVAEVTREWIKPLDLNIQSIIGGANISRQIERLKKRPEVLVGTPGRVLELIKAKKIKAHLINTLVLDEVDDLVAQVEYNATKSVMKSVMADTQIVAVSATGQVILPEIDTLFKVTPEIVDVTSEDTTKGVIKHSYINAPTRKRSDTLRRLSYVTDFKGLVFFNQLSELGVASERLTYLGIDHRTLASDQHQSERKRAIEDFENNKVSLLLTTDIGARGLDFSELTYVIQYDIAINAENYVHRSGRVGRMGKNGEVISLVNEREARELNKMVKGMDRELTEVFVSHNQIMTEKLEVEEHELPQKKEVNKNYSTTDKKVVRETKKETPAKPKKKKKNRTNRNKNKGASWK from the coding sequence ATGAGTATGTACGAAGAGTTATTAAAAGAATGGCAAGAAAAATGGGAAAAAGAAAATTTTAAAGCACCGACCTTGATTCAAGAAAAAATGTTCGCTCCTTTAAAGGTAGGGAAAAGCGTTTTGGGGATTTCTCCAACAGGCTCAGGAAAAACTTTGGCTTATCTTTTACCACTACTACAAACGATCAAAAAAGGTGAAGGGAATCAGTTGCTTATTTTGTTACCCTCACAAGAATTAGCGTCACAAGTAGCGGAAGTCACTAGAGAATGGATTAAACCCTTAGACTTAAATATCCAAAGTATCATCGGTGGTGCTAATATTAGTCGTCAAATTGAACGATTGAAAAAACGCCCAGAAGTGTTAGTTGGGACACCAGGGCGTGTGTTAGAGCTGATTAAAGCGAAAAAAATTAAAGCTCATTTAATCAATACGTTAGTTTTAGATGAAGTCGATGATTTAGTGGCTCAAGTTGAATACAATGCAACAAAAAGCGTGATGAAGAGTGTCATGGCAGATACGCAAATTGTTGCCGTATCAGCAACAGGACAAGTTATCTTGCCAGAAATTGATACATTGTTTAAAGTCACCCCTGAAATTGTAGATGTGACTAGTGAAGATACAACAAAAGGTGTCATTAAACATTCTTATATTAACGCACCAACGAGAAAAAGATCTGATACGTTAAGACGTTTATCTTATGTGACAGATTTTAAAGGACTTGTTTTCTTCAATCAATTAAGTGAGTTAGGTGTGGCTTCTGAGCGTTTAACTTATCTAGGAATCGATCACAGAACGCTAGCCTCTGATCAACATCAATCAGAGCGAAAAAGAGCCATTGAAGATTTTGAAAACAATAAAGTGTCCTTACTTTTAACAACTGATATCGGTGCTAGAGGATTAGATTTTTCTGAATTAACCTATGTGATTCAATACGATATTGCCATCAATGCTGAAAATTATGTTCACCGTTCAGGTCGTGTGGGGCGTATGGGTAAAAACGGTGAAGTGATTAGTTTAGTCAATGAACGTGAAGCCCGTGAATTAAACAAGATGGTGAAGGGAATGGACCGTGAATTAACAGAAGTTTTTGTGAGCCATAACCAAATCATGACAGAAAAATTAGAAGTTGAAGAGCATGAATTACCGCAAAAGAAAGAAGTTAATAAAAATTATTCTACAACAGACAAAAAAGTAGTCAGAGAAACTAAAAAAGAAACACCTGCTAAACCAAAGAAAAAGAAAAAAAATAGAACCAACCGAAATAAAAATAAAGGTGCTAGCTGGAAATAG